One Oscillospiraceae bacterium genomic region harbors:
- the rsmB gene encoding 16S rRNA (cytosine(967)-C(5))-methyltransferase RsmB — MTPRRLAVKALIHQEQAGYANLVLDAELKKCDPPMNTRDAAFAARIFYTTLERLPLLDYTIDRYTKKPVAKLDAPVRAVLRSGLAQAKYMQVPMSAAVNESVRLTKALGKSSAAGMVNAVLRKAVVTEVHEDDFANPLQRLGTYYCLSPAVAKLLYNQYGEEAFAMAGVFYERPATAIRVNTLRTTDEELTDLLHTEGHSVRPGPWPHALLVEFNGSPAASRAFARGLFHVQGLASQFAALCVGAQPGQKVADLCAAPGGKSLTLAECMQNQGKLISGEYVESRVPLLRKAFARCGVTCAKAVQNDAAQLRSDWGKFDRILCDVPCSGLGVIAKKPDIRYKDLDGIENLLLSQQKILQNGADLLAENGRLVYSTCTVNRDENEEQVKTFLENNPRFHVAVPALQLPGMQQGEYGTLFLPHKTATDGFFAAILETESTQ; from the coding sequence GTGACGCCCCGCCGCCTGGCCGTGAAGGCATTGATCCACCAGGAACAGGCCGGTTACGCCAACCTGGTGCTGGATGCCGAACTAAAAAAGTGTGACCCGCCCATGAACACCCGCGACGCCGCCTTTGCGGCCCGCATCTTTTACACCACGCTGGAGCGCCTGCCGCTGCTGGACTATACAATCGACCGCTACACCAAAAAGCCGGTCGCCAAACTGGACGCCCCGGTGCGTGCCGTGCTACGCAGCGGGTTGGCCCAGGCCAAGTATATGCAGGTGCCCATGTCGGCGGCGGTGAATGAATCCGTCCGACTGACGAAAGCCCTCGGCAAAAGCAGCGCCGCCGGTATGGTCAATGCCGTACTGCGCAAGGCCGTTGTGACCGAGGTACACGAGGACGATTTTGCCAACCCACTGCAGCGCTTGGGCACCTATTACTGCCTGTCACCCGCGGTGGCAAAGCTGCTGTATAACCAGTACGGTGAAGAAGCCTTCGCAATGGCCGGCGTATTTTATGAGCGCCCGGCTACGGCCATCCGCGTCAACACCCTGCGCACCACCGACGAAGAGCTGACCGATTTGCTGCACACCGAGGGCCACAGCGTCCGGCCCGGCCCATGGCCCCATGCGCTGCTGGTGGAGTTCAACGGCTCGCCCGCCGCAAGCCGGGCCTTTGCCAGGGGGCTTTTCCACGTGCAGGGCTTGGCCAGCCAGTTTGCTGCCCTCTGTGTGGGGGCACAGCCTGGCCAGAAAGTAGCGGACCTTTGTGCCGCGCCCGGAGGCAAAAGCCTGACGCTGGCCGAGTGCATGCAGAATCAAGGGAAACTAATCAGTGGCGAGTATGTGGAATCCCGCGTGCCGCTGCTGCGCAAAGCCTTTGCCCGTTGCGGTGTCACCTGTGCCAAAGCCGTGCAGAACGACGCTGCCCAGCTCCGCAGCGATTGGGGCAAATTCGACCGCATCCTGTGCGATGTGCCGTGTTCGGGTTTGGGCGTCATAGCCAAAAAGCCGGACATTCGCTATAAAGATTTGGACGGGATAGAGAATTTGCTGCTAAGCCAGCAGAAGATCCTGCAAAATGGCGCAGATTTACTTGCCGAAAACGGCCGATTGGTGTATTCTACCTGTACAGTCAATCGTGATGAAAACGAGGAACAGGTGAAAACCTTCCTCGAAAACAACCCGCGTTTCCACGTGGCTGTCCCCGCCTTGCAACTGCCTGGCATGCAGCAGGGCGAATATGGCACACTGTTTTTGCCGCATAAAACGGCCACTGACGGATTTTTTGCCGCTATTTTGGAAACAGAAAGTACACAATGA
- the fmt gene encoding methionyl-tRNA formyltransferase, whose translation MRILFMGTPDIAAASLQALLDAGHEVCAVFTRRDKPVGRKQILTAPPVKQLAVERGIPVYQPCTLRDGSSDDIIQELAPEIIVVVAYGCIIPPQLLHVAKYGCINLHVSLLPKYRGSAPIQWAVLNGDSGTGVSIMQLDEGLDTGDVLMVEPVDIDPEETSGELFDRVSAVGAKTLVTALEKIPAGELKLQKQDDAQATLAPPLTKEMAQFHFTEDAAHIHNWVRGMNPWPVAWFAHEGKRIKVQESRLAENPQNAAPGTVLALKPLTIAAANGAVALLTVTPEGGKPMAGTAWAAGRRLKAGDRL comes from the coding sequence ATGCGTATCCTGTTCATGGGCACCCCGGATATTGCCGCTGCCAGCCTGCAAGCCCTGCTGGACGCCGGGCACGAGGTCTGCGCGGTATTTACCCGCCGCGATAAGCCGGTGGGCCGCAAGCAGATCCTGACGGCCCCGCCGGTCAAACAGCTGGCGGTGGAGCGTGGAATCCCGGTCTATCAGCCCTGCACTTTGCGGGACGGTTCTTCGGATGACATCATCCAGGAGTTGGCCCCGGAGATCATCGTGGTGGTGGCCTACGGCTGCATCATCCCGCCGCAGCTGTTGCATGTAGCCAAGTACGGCTGCATCAACCTGCATGTGTCGCTGCTACCCAAATACCGCGGCTCGGCACCTATCCAGTGGGCGGTGCTCAACGGTGACTCCGGGACCGGCGTTTCTATCATGCAGCTGGACGAAGGGCTGGATACCGGTGACGTGCTGATGGTCGAGCCGGTTGACATCGACCCCGAGGAGACCAGCGGTGAGCTGTTTGACCGCGTCAGCGCTGTCGGTGCCAAAACACTGGTCACGGCGCTGGAAAAGATCCCCGCCGGCGAGCTGAAACTCCAAAAGCAGGATGACGCCCAGGCCACGCTGGCCCCGCCGCTGACCAAGGAGATGGCACAGTTCCATTTCACCGAAGACGCAGCCCACATCCACAACTGGGTGCGTGGTATGAACCCCTGGCCGGTGGCTTGGTTTGCGCATGAGGGCAAGCGCATCAAGGTACAGGAAAGCCGCCTGGCGGAGAACCCGCAGAATGCGGCCCCCGGCACCGTGCTGGCCCTTAAGCCCTTGACCATTGCCGCCGCAAACGGCGCAGTGGCTCTGCTGACCGTTACGCCTGAGGGCGGCAAGCCGATGGCTGGCACCGCCTGGGCCGCCGGTAGGCGCTTAAAAGCGGGGGACCGCCTGTGA
- the def gene encoding peptide deformylase has product MALRTIVQDGDPILKKVCRPVTKFDDRLGTLLDDMKETLIAANGLGLAGPQVGMMRRLFICLDDRDLPEEVPANYEYKFIEFINPEILELSDEQVELYEGCLSFPGHNGAIKRSKHVKVKAQDRHGEWFEMEADDMLARCIQHENNHLDGITIMDLAEHFYEDDYPEENED; this is encoded by the coding sequence CCGCCCCGTCACGAAATTTGATGACCGCCTCGGCACCCTGCTGGACGATATGAAAGAGACCCTGATCGCCGCCAACGGCCTGGGGCTGGCTGGCCCGCAGGTGGGCATGATGCGCCGCCTGTTCATCTGCCTGGATGACCGTGACCTGCCCGAGGAGGTCCCCGCTAACTACGAGTACAAGTTCATCGAGTTCATCAACCCAGAGATCCTTGAGCTGAGCGATGAGCAGGTGGAACTGTACGAGGGATGCCTGTCTTTCCCCGGCCATAACGGCGCTATCAAGCGCTCCAAGCATGTCAAGGTAAAGGCCCAGGACCGCCACGGTGAGTGGTTTGAGATGGAGGCTGACGATATGCTGGCCCGCTGCATCCAGCACGAGAACAACCATCTGGACGGCATCACCATCATGGACCTGGCCGAGCATTTCTACGAAGACGATTACCCCGAAGAAAACGAGGACTGA